The following are encoded together in the Phaseolus vulgaris cultivar G19833 chromosome 9, P. vulgaris v2.0, whole genome shotgun sequence genome:
- the LOC137822940 gene encoding glucan endo-1,3-beta-glucosidase, with translation MEQTPLVASILNATMLLVTLALIQEAEATAKIGVNYGTVASNLPPPSKVAKFLSKSTTINRVRIFDANPEILHAFANTGIEVTITVPNDQIPQITNLTFAQQWVKTNVQPFLPATKLIRILVGNEVLSTANKLLISNLVPAMQTLHVALVTASLDNNVKVSTPHSLGVLSNSSPPSTAKFRQGYDTHVIKPMLSFLKASNAPFMVNPYPFFGTSVSNLDYALFRSDSGVVFDDNTKLRYTNMLDAQLDAVYSALKLLGFEDVEIVIAETGWPSLGDPAQFGVDPKTASEYNGNLIRHVNSGIGTPLMPNRTFDTYIFALFDENLKPGPTYERNFGLFWPNMTLVYDLPIMKNSVALVANRHFYKAFLSIIIVFNFISTWL, from the exons ATGGAACAAACCCCTCTTGTAGCTTCAATACTCAATGCAACTATGCTTCTTGTTACATTAGCTCTAATCCAAG AAGCAGAAGCAACAGCAAAAATCGGTGTTAATTATGGAACAGTGGCTAGCAACCTTCCTCCACCTTCCAAGGTAGCAAAATTCCTATCCAAATCCACCACAATCAACAGGGTGAGAATCTTCGACGCCAACCCTGAAATTCTACACGCTTTTGCCAACACTGGCATAGAGGTAACCATAACTGTTCCCAACGACCAAATCCCCCAAATAACTAACTTAACCTTCGCACAACAATGGGTCAAAACCAACGTCCAACCGTTCCTCCCCGCCACCAAACTAATCCGAATCCTCGTAGGCAACGAAGTGCTGTCCACCGCCAACAAACTCCTCATCAGCAACCTCGTACCCGCCATGCAAACCCTTCACGTGGCCCTCGTCACGGCATCCCTGGACAACAACGTTAAAGTCTCCACTCCACACTCTCTGGGCGTTTTGTCAAACTCAAGCCCCCCCTCAACGGCCAAGTTCCGACAAGGCTACGACACGCACGTCATCAAACCAATGCTCAGTTTTCTCAAAGCTTCCAATGCACCTTTCATGGTTAACCCTTACCCTTTTTTTGGTACCTCTGTCAGCAACCTTGATTATGCACTCTTTCGGAGCGATTCAGGTGTTGTTTTTGACGACAACACCAAACTCCGATACACCAACATGTTGGACGCGCAACTTGACGCTGTTTATTCGGCGCTGAAGCTTTTGGGCTTTGAGGATGTTGAGATCGTCATTGCCGAAACGGGCTGGCCCTCCCTCGGTGATCCGGCCCAATTCGGTGTTGACCCCAAGACTGCTTCTGAGTACAATGGAAATCTCATACGACACGTCAATTCTGGGATTGGAACCCCACTCATGCCCAACCGGACTTTTGATACCTACatttttgctttgtttgatgaaAATTTAAAGCCCGGCCCAACTTATGAGAGAAATTTTGGGCTCTTCTGGCCCAATATGACTCTCGTTTACGACCTCCCAATAATGAAGAACAGTGTAGCTCTTGTTGCTAATAGACACTTCTACAAAGCTTTTCTCTCAATCATCATCGTGTTCAACTTCATCTCTACATGGCTTTAA
- the LOC137822504 gene encoding cyclin-A2-2-like, which produces MDKVNKTCAKDEERSIRVTRAKTRALRGIPPRSRPSSKNEQKNMPRANSKRAATSEDQTSVVVPALIQNKRRAVLTDVTNVCTKSLDKCPEASKFTAKGVYTKKSTKVASGVSSEVSSTQENVGAKLAEDLSTIRMVESIDTISERVIPCTKPSMQDSVKSDELLSSSKNGFSMISSATNFKQQNLDIDVISEKPITSNSLAIVDIDSELKDPQIWSCYASDMYNNIRVTELKSKTLTNYMEKLQTDINPSMRGILVDWLVEVSEEYRLVPDALYLTVNLIDRYLSTKFIQKQRLQLLGVTSMLIASKYEEMCPPRVEEFCFITDNTYTKEEVLKMEREILNVMHFQLSVPTIKTFLRRFIQAAQSSYKAPCVELEFLANYLAELALVEYSFFQFLPSLVAASAVFLARWTLNDSEHPWNPTLEHYANYKASELKTVVLALQDLQLNSKGCPLNAVRDKYKLQKFNCVANLSPKPVQSLFEAQV; this is translated from the exons ATGGATAAAGTAAATAAGACGTGTGCCAAAGATGAAGAACGTTCAATCCGAGTCACCAGAGCAAAGACTAGAGCCTTGAGAGGAATTCCTCCCCGTTCAAGACCTTCCTCTAAAAATGAACAGAAAAACATGCCTCGAGCaaattccaaaagagcagccactTCTGAAGACCAAACTTCTGTGGTTGTTCCCGCTCTTATTCAAAATAAGAGAAGGGCAGTTCTTACAGATGTAACAAATGTTTGCACAAAATCACTTGATAAGTGTCCTGAGGCATCAAAATTTACG GCCAAAGGAGTTTATACAAAGAAAAGCACAAAAGTAGCTTCAGGTGTTTCCTCTGAAGTCTCATCAACACAAGAGAATGTTGGAGCAAAGTTAGCTGAAGATTTATCAACAATAAGGATGGTAGAATCCATTGACACCATAAGTGAACGTGTTATACCATGCACCAAGCCGTCAATGCAAGATTCTGTGAAATCTGATGAACTTCTGAGCTCTTCAAAAAATGGTTTTTCCATGATCTCAAGTGCTACTAACTTTAAGCAACAGAATTTAG ATATAGATGTGATTTCTGAGAAGCCAATAACCTCAAACTCCCTTGCTATAGTGGACATTGATTCAGAGTTAAAGGATCCTCAAATTTGGAGTTGTTATGCCTCTGACATGTACAATAACATTCGAGTCACAGAG CTTAAAAGCAAAACATTGACTAACTACATGGAGAAGTTGCAGACAGATATTAATCCAAGTATGCGTGGCATTCTGGTGGATTGGCTTGTGGAG GTTTCTGAGGAATACAGATTGGTTCCAGACGCTCTTTACCTGACAGTGAACCTCATTGATCGGTATCTCTCAACTAAATTCATTCAGAAGCAAAGGCTACAGTTGCTGGGTGTTACTAGCATGCTGATTGCATC AAAGTACGAAGAGATGTGCCCACCTCGAGTGGAAGAATTTTGCTTCATCACAGATAACACATACACAAAAGAAGAG GTACTGAAAATGGAGAGAGAAATACTGAACGTGATGCATTTTCAGCTATCTGTTCCCACAATCAAAACATTTCTGAG GAGATTCATCCAAGCAGCACAATCTTCTTACAAG GCTCCTTGTGTTGAACTGGAATTCTTGGCAAATTATTTAGCTGAGCTTGCTCTGGTTGAATATAGCTTCTTCCAGTTTCTTCCTTCTCTTGTAGCTGCATCTGCTGTGTTCCTTGCCAGATGGACCTTGAACGATTCAGAACATCCATGG AATCCAACTTTGGAGCACTATGCAAACTACAAAGCTTCAGAGCTTAAAACTGTTGTTCTTGCACTGCAAGATCTGCAACTTAATTCCAAAGGCTGTCCCCTCAATGCTGTCCGTGATAAGTATAAACTACAGAAG TTCAATTGTGTGGCAAACTTGTCTCCAAAACCGGTACAGTCACTCTTCGAGGCCCAAGTGTAA
- the LOC137821264 gene encoding serine/threonine protein phosphatase 2A 57 kDa regulatory subunit B' kappa isoform-like yields the protein MLKQFLSRLPRKTPKPDSDESCRADSSRSDDSPRAAGRHSRAHGVAAASNAAKRTSSSAVFPASTVSVIEPLVPFKDVPSAEKMNLFVSKLSLCCVSFDFRDPVKNTVEKEVKRKTLVELVDFVSSCGSSRFGEPAILAVCRMCAINLFRVFPPNYRSNRGGENEDDEPAFDPAWPHLQLVYELLLKFITSNCLDAKVAKKYIDHSFILRLLELFDSEDPRERDCLKTIMHRVYGKFMVHRPYIRKSINNLFFKFVFETERHNGIAELLEIFGSIISGFALPLKEEHKIFLWRVLIPLHKPKSMGVYFQQLSYCVTQFVEKEPKLASIVIRGLLKYWPITNSQKEVMFLGELEEILETINMVEFQRVMVPLFWRIGCCINSMHFQVAERALFLWNNDHIVNLIAHNRQVILPIVFPALEKNSQGHWSQAVLNLSHNVRKMFAEMDEKLFLACHSQFKEEEAMLNAAAEKRKEAWKQLEHAASLQPVIGNTAVLVSPI from the exons ATGCTGAAGCAATTCCTCAGCAGACTCCCCCGCAAGACACCGAAACCCGACTCGGACGAGTCATGCCGAGCCGACTCGTCGCGCTCGGACGATTCCCCACGCGCTGCCGGCAGACACAGTCGCGCGCACGGTGTTGCCGCCGCTTCGAACGCTGCGAAGCGGACATCCTCGTCCGCAGTTTTTCCGGCGAGCACGGTGTCGGTGATAGAACCTCTGGTGCCGTTCAAAGATGTTCCGAGCGCGGAAAAGATGAACCTTTTCGTGAGCAAGCTAAGCCTGTGTTGCGTGTCGTTCGATTTCAGGGACCCTGTTAAGAACACGGTGGAGAAAGAGGTGAAGAGAAAAACCCTTGTTGAACTCGTTGATTTTGTTTCCTCTTGTGGGTCCTCGAGGTTTGGTGAACCTGCTATTCTCGCTGTGTGTAGAATGTGTGCTATTAATCTCTTTCGCGTTTTTCCGCCGAATTATAGGTCTAATCGTGGTGGTGAGAATGAGGATGATGAGCCAGCGTTTGATCCCGCTTGGCCTCATTTGCAGCTAGTGTATGAGTTGCTGCTCAAGTTTATAACCTCAAACTGTCTTGATGCTAAGGTGGCCAAGAAGTACATTGaccattcttttattttaaggTTGTTGGAGTTGTTTGATTCGGAGGATCCTAGGGAGAGGGACTGCTTGAAGACCATTATGCATAGGGTTTATGGCAAGTTCATGGTTCATAGGCCCTACATAAGGAAATCCATTAACAACTTGTTTTTTAAGTTTGTGTTTGAGACTGAGAGGCACAATGGGATTGCCGAGTTGTTGGAGATTTTTGGAAGCATAATTAGCGGGTTCGCTTTGCCTTTGAAGGAGGAGCACAAGATCTTCTTGTGGAGGGTTTTGATCCCCTTGCACAAGCCCAAATCTATGGGGGTGTACTTCCAGCAGTTGTCTTACTGCGTTACACAGTTCGTCGAGAAAGAGCCTAAGTTGGCGAGCATTGTTATCAGGGGGTTGTTGAAGTATTGGCCGATAACCAATAGTCAGAAAGAAGTGATGTTCCTGGGTGAACTGGAAGAAATTTTGGAAACAATTAACATGGTAGAGTTCCAGAGGGTCATGGTACCGTTGTTTTGGCGGATTGGATGCTGTATTAACAGCATGCACTTTCAG GTAGCTGAAAGAGCCCTTTTCTTATGGAACAACGATCATATTGTGAACTTGATTGCTCACAACCGACAAGTGATCCTGCCAATAGTGTTTCCAGCCTTAGAGAAGAATTCTCAGGGCCACTGGAGCCAAGCAGTGCTCAACCTAAGTCATAATGTTAGAAAAATGTTTGCAGAGATGGATGAGAAGCTATTCCTGGCTTGTCATTCTCAGTTTaaggaagaagaagcaatgCTAAATGCGGCCGCAGAGAAGCGGAAGGAAGCTTGGAAACAACTAGAGCATGCAGCCAGTCTGCAGCCTGTGATTGGAAATACCGCAGTTTTAGTGTCTCCAATTTGA